The Lysinibacillus pakistanensis genome includes a window with the following:
- a CDS encoding MptD family putative ECF transporter S component, whose protein sequence is MIKNLALRTEDFMTVGIYTSIYFALLFTISLLGYIPIFNAILPALIGIFGGVPFILFLAKTEKFGMITMSGTICGLIMMLMGGNGFYPLLTGLICGFIADILFIKLKSSTFSMTLSFAVFSLWTIGLYLPIYLHRTTYFSNITVQYGAEYANKLNSYIPDWTLLLFIVMTFATSLIGGLIGTKLLTKHFKKSGIV, encoded by the coding sequence ATGATAAAAAATCTCGCATTACGGACGGAAGACTTTATGACAGTAGGCATTTATACAAGCATTTATTTTGCCTTATTATTTACCATCTCGCTATTAGGGTATATCCCCATTTTCAATGCTATCTTACCAGCTCTAATTGGTATTTTTGGAGGTGTTCCCTTTATTTTATTTTTAGCAAAAACTGAGAAATTCGGCATGATTACGATGAGTGGTACTATTTGTGGATTAATCATGATGTTAATGGGCGGTAATGGCTTCTATCCCCTTCTAACAGGTCTAATTTGCGGCTTCATTGCAGACATACTTTTTATAAAGCTAAAATCAAGTACATTTTCCATGACATTATCCTTTGCTGTGTTTAGTTTATGGACAATTGGTCTATATCTCCCTATTTATCTTCATCGAACTACTTACTTTTCTAATATTACTGTTCAATATGGTGCTGAGTACGCAAATAAATTAAACAGCTATATTCCTGATTGGACACTATTGCTATTTATTGTCATGACATTTGCTACAAGTCTAATAGGAGGCTTGATTGGTACTAAATTATTAACAAAGCACTTCAAGAAATCGGGGATTGTTTAA
- a CDS encoding energy-coupling factor transporter transmembrane component T has product MKQRIQIDPRTKLLLTVTINIITVSAPQSGWFLYILPILWGIPAILLLLYQKYKIASYYLILLLSVTTFQYTVAPYIHGVLFFLSLGIISISLRLLPGIMMGYFLLSTTSISELVAALEKLHMPRGFIISLSVMFRFFPTLRYEYIYIQQAMAFRGLTGFSMLLHPVKAMEYRLIPLMVSASKIGNELTMASLTRGLSAPNKRTNVSQLQFYLQDFLLITTCIVVWLIFISEVFL; this is encoded by the coding sequence ATGAAACAACGGATACAAATAGATCCACGTACTAAGCTGCTGTTGACAGTTACAATTAATATCATTACTGTAAGTGCTCCACAAAGTGGCTGGTTTCTATACATATTACCGATTCTATGGGGAATTCCGGCTATTTTGCTATTGCTGTATCAGAAATACAAAATAGCCTCCTATTATTTGATTTTACTATTATCCGTTACAACTTTTCAGTACACGGTAGCCCCTTATATACACGGTGTATTGTTCTTTCTATCATTAGGGATTATCTCCATTTCCCTAAGACTGCTTCCAGGTATTATGATGGGCTATTTTCTTCTATCTACAACATCTATCAGTGAACTTGTTGCAGCTTTGGAAAAACTACATATGCCAAGGGGATTCATTATTTCACTCTCTGTTATGTTCCGTTTTTTCCCAACACTAAGATATGAATATATTTATATACAACAAGCTATGGCATTCAGAGGCTTAACAGGATTTTCAATGCTGCTGCACCCAGTAAAAGCAATGGAGTATCGTCTTATTCCACTTATGGTATCAGCCTCAAAGATTGGTAATGAATTAACAATGGCATCCTTAACTCGAGGTTTATCTGCTCCTAACAAAAGAACAAATGTCAGTCAGCTTCAGTTTTATCTGCAAGATTTTCTATTAATCACCACTTGTATTGTCGTTTGGCTTATTTTTATTTCGGAGGTGTTTTTATGA
- a CDS encoding DnaD domain protein, which translates to MMKNKKRFKKTNNRVVHGKTPEERFKEIRGMTIEEWNEQQFKAKTGMTPDEWYINEAKSTTPFDFIKERYGTVTEDDIKLVKDLQLLGLKDDVIYVLLDHVAIVSRIGMVHLLVKEIGENWFNEKIFTIEKAISYVREQQKKYM; encoded by the coding sequence ATGATGAAAAACAAAAAACGTTTCAAAAAGACAAATAATAGAGTAGTACACGGTAAGACACCAGAAGAACGTTTTAAGGAAATACGAGGAATGACAATTGAGGAATGGAACGAACAACAATTCAAAGCTAAAACTGGAATGACACCCGATGAATGGTATATTAATGAGGCGAAATCAACAACACCTTTTGATTTTATAAAAGAACGTTACGGTACTGTTACCGAGGACGATATAAAGCTTGTTAAGGATTTGCAACTATTGGGATTAAAAGATGACGTTATATATGTGTTACTTGATCATGTAGCAATTGTAAGTAGGATCGGAATGGTTCACCTGTTGGTAAAAGAAATAGGGGAAAATTGGTTTAATGAAAAAATATTTACAATTGAAAAAGCAATTTCTTACGTTAGGGAACAACAGAAGAAATATATGTGA
- a CDS encoding GNAT family N-acetyltransferase — protein MNIREASELDYPDLRRIYLESRRKNFHWENAEELTLEDFDNDTIEDYIILVEEDGKILGFAALYLADNFIHCLFVDPTCSGKGVGGLLLNASINKMNIPLSLKCVSENLKALKFYENKGWKKVVEEGEPGEKYWVLEYK, from the coding sequence ATGAATATTAGAGAAGCAAGTGAATTAGATTATCCTGATTTAAGGCGCATTTATCTGGAATCACGCCGCAAAAACTTCCATTGGGAAAATGCAGAGGAATTGACATTAGAAGATTTTGATAATGATACAATTGAAGATTATATAATTTTAGTTGAGGAAGACGGGAAAATTCTGGGGTTTGCGGCACTATACTTAGCAGATAACTTTATACATTGTCTTTTTGTTGACCCTACTTGCTCTGGGAAAGGTGTTGGTGGTTTATTATTGAATGCCTCCATCAATAAAATGAATATACCATTAAGTTTGAAGTGTGTGTCTGAAAATCTTAAGGCACTCAAATTCTATGAAAACAAGGGTTGGAAGAAAGTTGTTGAAGAAGGAGAACCTGGAGAGAAGTATTGGGTTTTGGAATACAAATAA
- a CDS encoding linear amide C-N hydrolase produces MLGCSSLAIHTTDQKNLFARTMDFTMEPDSKVIIVPRNYGIRLLEKEDVVINNQYAFIGMGSTDISSPVLYDGVNEKGLMGAMLYYATFATYAEELEEGKRGINPVYVVSQILGNCVTIDDVLTRLEAFTLINEANAILGFAPPLHFTFTDASGETIVIEPDKTGITVHRKTIGVMTNSPGYEWHQTNLRAYIGVNPYPPNDITMSDLELTPFGQGAGALGLPGDFTPSARFLRVAYWKKYTEEAKNEVEGVTNLFHILSSVNIPKGVVLTKEGNTDYTIYTSAMCSQSKNYYFKLYDNSRISSVSLMDENLDSSTLITFEWERAQDIKQLNKVNVKS; encoded by the coding sequence ATGTTAGGTTGTAGTAGTTTAGCGATTCACACAACAGATCAGAAAAATCTATTTGCTCGAACAATGGATTTCACAATGGAACCAGATAGTAAAGTTATCATTGTGCCACGTAATTATGGAATACGACTGCTTGAAAAGGAAGATGTTGTTATAAATAATCAATATGCATTCATTGGGATGGGTAGCACTGATATTTCATCCCCTGTTCTATACGATGGTGTTAATGAAAAGGGCTTAATGGGAGCAATGCTATACTATGCAACATTTGCGACGTATGCAGAGGAGCTTGAGGAAGGTAAAAGAGGCATAAATCCGGTTTATGTAGTATCACAAATTTTAGGTAACTGTGTAACCATTGATGATGTGCTGACAAGATTAGAGGCATTTACACTTATTAATGAAGCCAATGCCATTCTTGGATTCGCTCCTCCTCTGCACTTTACTTTCACAGATGCTTCAGGTGAAACAATTGTAATTGAGCCAGATAAAACAGGAATTACCGTCCACCGTAAGACAATTGGTGTAATGACGAATAGCCCTGGCTATGAATGGCATCAGACGAATCTGCGGGCTTATATTGGTGTTAATCCTTATCCACCAAATGATATTACGATGAGTGATTTAGAGCTAACACCATTTGGACAAGGTGCAGGGGCATTGGGTCTTCCAGGCGATTTCACTCCATCAGCTCGTTTCCTACGTGTTGCTTACTGGAAGAAGTATACGGAAGAAGCTAAAAATGAAGTGGAGGGCGTAACAAACCTATTCCATATCCTTTCTTCTGTTAATATTCCAAAGGGTGTTGTGCTCACAAAGGAAGGAAATACGGATTATACAATTTATACGTCAGCAATGTGCTCACAAAGTAAAAACTATTATTTTAAGCTCTATGATAATAGTAGAATCTCTTCTGTTTCCTTAATGGATGAGAATTTAGATAGCTCTACATTAATTACCTTTGAATGGGAACGTGCACAGGATATAAAGCAACTCAACAAAGTTAATGTTAAAAGCTAA
- a CDS encoding ABC transporter ATP-binding protein, giving the protein MIKIMTRIIQWIGPYKKRLYLGFILSFLQSICIALPIVIAAHGLQMMLDDYYGNNALEIDAIWLLLLLLMLTIFGRFIFAYLKARYQESIGYEITADHRIKMGHTLKRVSLGFFQQHRIGDINSTVTTDLSFFEMMGIKMIDVVVNGYILTFTMILFLSFYQPIMALVAISGIVVSSMFLRLLQRHSRRNATFHQQSQHELVSATLEYLRGMSVIKNFNQEGIASRNIQDAFRNSKQVNITIQKGFGVFNVGHRLALKLASILLVCVACYLVMNGEMTLADMFLITLFSFVMFDSIEPISDATHVLETINHTLNKLEAIENTTFIDEEGQDTKLTQYAIHFDQVSFAYDKRPIIQNVSFTVKEGTTTAIVGPSGSGKTTLCNLIARFYDVDSGAISIGGTNIRSMQLNNLLSSISMVFQKVYLFNETIYNNILFGNPNASRDDVIEAAKKAQCHDFIMSLEYGYDTVLSDGGSSLSGGEKQRISIARAILKNAPIIILDEATASLDPENETLIQAALEKLIQGKTTIIIAHRLATIQNANQIIVLEDGQIIQQGTHHSLMKEKGVYRRFIDIRQEAENWNLTT; this is encoded by the coding sequence ATGATTAAAATAATGACGAGAATTATCCAGTGGATTGGCCCATACAAAAAACGTTTATACCTTGGATTTATACTGTCGTTTTTGCAATCTATTTGTATTGCCCTTCCGATTGTTATAGCTGCACATGGTTTGCAAATGATGCTTGATGACTATTATGGAAATAACGCATTAGAGATAGATGCAATCTGGTTGCTGTTACTGTTATTAATGCTCACTATTTTCGGCCGATTTATCTTTGCCTATTTAAAGGCACGTTATCAGGAGAGCATTGGCTATGAAATAACAGCAGATCATCGGATCAAAATGGGACATACCTTGAAAAGGGTCTCACTTGGATTTTTTCAGCAGCATCGGATAGGAGATATTAATAGTACTGTTACCACAGATTTGTCCTTCTTTGAAATGATGGGGATAAAAATGATTGATGTCGTTGTCAATGGCTATATTCTAACATTTACAATGATTCTATTTTTATCATTCTATCAGCCAATTATGGCTCTCGTAGCAATTAGTGGTATTGTTGTGTCGTCTATGTTCCTACGACTATTACAAAGACATAGTCGTAGAAATGCTACCTTCCATCAGCAAAGTCAGCATGAGCTTGTTAGTGCTACTTTAGAGTATTTACGTGGCATGTCTGTTATTAAAAACTTTAATCAGGAAGGTATTGCTTCCCGTAATATACAGGATGCCTTTCGCAATAGCAAGCAAGTTAATATAACTATTCAGAAAGGATTCGGTGTTTTCAATGTCGGACATCGATTAGCCTTAAAGTTGGCTTCTATATTACTTGTATGTGTTGCCTGCTATTTAGTGATGAATGGAGAAATGACACTTGCGGATATGTTCCTTATTACGTTATTTTCATTTGTCATGTTTGATAGTATTGAGCCCATTAGCGATGCAACACATGTGTTGGAAACGATTAATCATACGCTCAATAAACTTGAAGCCATTGAAAATACAACATTTATTGACGAAGAGGGTCAAGATACCAAGCTTACGCAATATGCGATCCACTTTGACCAGGTTTCCTTTGCCTATGATAAAAGACCTATCATTCAGAATGTATCCTTTACAGTTAAGGAAGGTACAACTACAGCGATTGTTGGACCATCTGGCTCTGGAAAAACAACTCTTTGCAATTTGATTGCCCGATTCTATGATGTTGATTCTGGAGCAATCTCTATTGGTGGCACTAACATTCGCTCTATGCAGTTAAACAACTTATTATCATCGATTAGTATGGTATTTCAAAAAGTCTATTTATTTAATGAAACCATTTATAATAATATTCTTTTTGGGAATCCGAACGCTTCTAGAGATGATGTTATTGAAGCAGCGAAAAAGGCACAATGCCATGACTTTATTATGTCGCTGGAATATGGCTATGATACGGTTCTTAGTGATGGTGGTTCCTCTTTATCTGGCGGGGAAAAGCAGCGTATCTCGATTGCGCGTGCTATTTTGAAAAATGCACCCATTATTATATTAGATGAAGCAACTGCAAGTCTCGACCCAGAAAACGAAACACTTATTCAAGCTGCATTAGAAAAATTAATTCAAGGAAAAACAACCATCATCATTGCCCATCGATTAGCAACAATACAGAATGCCAATCAAATTATTGTTTTAGAGGATGGTCAAATCATTCAACAGGGAACACATCACTCATTAATGAAAGAAAAAGGTGTATATCGTCGCTTTATTGATATTCGACAGGAAGCAGAAAACTGGAATCTTACCACTTGA
- a CDS encoding ABC transporter ATP-binding protein, protein MIQLQNVSFQYQYQSKKALNAIDLEISTGEVIVLCGKSGCGKTTITRLLNGLIPYYINGELQGTIRLANQDIQAMEIHEISKLTGSVFQNPKTQFYNIDTDSELVFTVENFGLPSEEILNRKAMMVEQFELQTLLQRNVFHLSGGEKQRIACASVAIHNPPIIILDEPSANLDDDATAQLGEMIAFWKSQGKTIVISEHRLHYLQNLADRFVYLEDGQIKHIFAQKEMLTMSNEALYQLGLRAIHLEELMPQQDRLLDQGSRFKLETLSYFNHDFQLKIEGFDLPFPAIMAITGHNGAGKSTFAKSLTGLNRKASPTFHINNVKFRKKQCLRASSMVMQDVHHQLFTESVLAEILLSMPEPNEELALDLLALLGASELKDAHPLTLSGGEKQRVAILSAIAADKQVMIMDEPTSGLDYHHMRQFANCMNILRNQNKLVFIITHDPEMIALCCDGTIELSQGMIKDITLFNKQRV, encoded by the coding sequence ATGATTCAGCTTCAAAATGTTTCCTTTCAGTATCAATATCAATCGAAAAAAGCGCTAAACGCTATTGATCTAGAGATTTCAACTGGAGAGGTTATTGTGCTCTGTGGAAAGTCGGGCTGTGGAAAAACTACGATTACTCGATTATTAAATGGCCTTATCCCCTATTACATTAATGGCGAATTACAAGGGACTATTCGGTTAGCTAATCAAGATATTCAAGCAATGGAAATTCACGAAATTTCAAAGCTTACAGGCTCGGTTTTTCAAAATCCTAAAACCCAATTTTACAATATCGATACTGACAGCGAGCTAGTTTTTACAGTTGAAAACTTTGGCTTGCCCTCTGAGGAAATACTAAATAGAAAAGCTATGATGGTAGAACAGTTTGAACTACAGACACTTTTACAAAGAAATGTATTCCATCTTTCAGGTGGAGAAAAACAACGAATAGCCTGTGCATCTGTTGCCATACATAATCCTCCCATCATTATCCTAGATGAACCATCCGCAAATTTAGATGATGATGCAACAGCTCAGCTTGGGGAAATGATTGCTTTTTGGAAAAGTCAGGGGAAAACAATCGTTATTTCTGAACATCGACTTCATTACTTACAGAATCTTGCTGATCGATTTGTTTATTTGGAGGACGGGCAAATCAAGCATATTTTTGCCCAAAAGGAGATGCTCACTATGTCAAATGAAGCACTTTATCAATTAGGGCTTCGAGCGATTCATCTTGAGGAATTGATGCCTCAGCAAGATCGTTTGTTGGATCAAGGATCACGTTTTAAATTGGAGACACTCTCTTATTTCAATCATGATTTTCAGCTAAAAATCGAAGGGTTTGACCTTCCATTCCCTGCTATCATGGCTATTACTGGTCACAATGGTGCTGGGAAATCGACATTCGCTAAATCCCTGACAGGTCTCAACCGAAAAGCCTCCCCTACCTTTCACATCAATAATGTGAAATTTAGAAAAAAGCAATGCCTTCGGGCTAGCAGCATGGTTATGCAGGACGTACATCACCAGCTTTTTACAGAAAGCGTGCTAGCAGAAATCTTACTCTCTATGCCAGAGCCAAATGAAGAGCTAGCATTAGATCTACTGGCTTTACTGGGTGCCTCCGAATTAAAAGACGCTCATCCACTAACATTATCAGGTGGGGAGAAACAGCGTGTAGCCATTCTTTCTGCAATTGCCGCAGATAAACAAGTGATGATTATGGATGAACCAACGAGCGGACTTGATTATCATCATATGAGACAATTTGCAAATTGCATGAATATTTTGCGTAACCAAAATAAGCTTGTTTTCATCATCACACATGATCCTGAGATGATTGCACTTTGCTGTGACGGAACCATCGAATTATCGCAGGGAATGATTAAGGACATTACATTATTTAACAAGCAAAGGGTGTGA
- a CDS encoding MFS transporter, producing MKMQKIFTPSFLILFISNFLIFIGFEMLLPILPAYLLSINASSIQVGLVTTIFTIGAIIIRPFVGYYLIDNKGKSLAIGAGMTLLIITMLYPFLNIIWLFLLLRFFHGAAWGVSTTANSTMAVDLIPKARLGEGMGYFSISTTVGAIIAPSIGILIYNTFSFQILIYSSVILSLLAIVALQFVSSSTPVKYEKQSFRFVEAIFEKDVRFQALLTVITTLGFGAIITFLVLYGEQKDIKHIFLFFLINATVSTLLRPFTGKWFDKNGPWSIIIVSATLGFLSLVVLSYTTNNLMLIIAAILFGAGYGTMMPCLQTWTVQKVDEAKSGAANATFLSSFDVGVGISAFVLGILAQWMSLEVIFRLVSLSFIIVSILVYTDFISNKKNKLE from the coding sequence ATGAAAATGCAAAAAATTTTTACACCATCATTTCTTATTTTATTTATAAGTAATTTTTTAATCTTTATAGGCTTTGAAATGTTATTACCAATTTTACCAGCCTATTTATTAAGCATAAATGCCTCTTCTATTCAAGTAGGCTTAGTAACAACTATATTTACGATAGGTGCAATTATAATAAGACCTTTCGTAGGCTACTATTTGATTGATAATAAAGGAAAAAGTCTTGCAATCGGAGCAGGTATGACTTTATTAATTATTACGATGCTGTATCCTTTTCTTAACATTATTTGGCTTTTCCTATTGTTACGGTTTTTCCATGGAGCGGCATGGGGGGTATCAACCACAGCCAATAGTACAATGGCTGTCGATTTAATTCCTAAAGCTAGATTAGGAGAAGGAATGGGGTATTTCTCTATTTCAACAACAGTTGGCGCTATTATTGCACCGAGTATAGGTATTCTTATCTACAATACCTTTTCCTTCCAAATATTAATATATTCATCAGTAATACTTAGTCTGTTAGCGATAGTAGCACTTCAATTTGTCTCTTCATCAACTCCTGTTAAATATGAGAAGCAGTCATTTCGATTTGTAGAAGCGATTTTTGAAAAGGATGTAAGGTTCCAAGCTTTATTGACCGTTATTACGACACTTGGCTTTGGAGCAATTATAACCTTCTTAGTACTTTATGGGGAACAAAAGGATATAAAACATATTTTCTTGTTCTTTCTTATCAATGCGACTGTTTCCACTTTATTAAGACCATTTACAGGAAAATGGTTTGATAAAAATGGACCATGGTCTATTATCATTGTGTCAGCCACATTAGGATTTTTATCACTTGTCGTGTTATCCTATACCACAAATAATTTAATGCTGATCATTGCAGCGATTTTATTCGGAGCAGGTTACGGAACAATGATGCCATGCCTACAAACATGGACTGTTCAAAAAGTAGATGAAGCAAAAAGTGGGGCAGCCAATGCAACTTTCCTTTCTAGTTTTGATGTAGGTGTTGGCATTAGCGCATTTGTATTGGGAATTTTAGCACAATGGATGAGCTTAGAAGTGATTTTCCGTCTTGTTAGCCTAAGCTTTATAATAGTTAGTATTCTAGTTTACACAGATTTTATAAGTAATAAGAAAAACAAACTTGAATAA
- a CDS encoding VOC family protein, which translates to MLKISHIQCRVHDIKKAVHDYKKAGFQVEWGRDPKNSLNAFIWFNQGPFIELFEMKRFMSPIQFPLGILYGRSMRERWVKWMIQREGLIDFALEGYEEDIAKQENLHLVRNEIKNLGICTSKVLNGRRKKPTGEIVTYGFFSLSPCDLPFVVSAYNTPQRPKQIEHSNGSQYIHSLTISCPDETAEILNTLLIDKAMLTIKESNKFNIDGITIEGLTNKIDTKLLHGANLIHREYIVSEKGEE; encoded by the coding sequence GTGTTAAAAATTAGTCATATTCAGTGCAGGGTACATGATATTAAAAAGGCAGTCCATGATTATAAAAAAGCCGGATTTCAGGTTGAATGGGGAAGAGACCCTAAAAATTCGCTAAATGCATTTATCTGGTTCAATCAGGGTCCATTTATTGAACTATTTGAAATGAAGCGGTTTATGTCTCCAATACAATTCCCATTAGGGATTCTCTATGGTAGATCGATGAGAGAGCGCTGGGTGAAGTGGATGATTCAGCGTGAAGGGCTTATAGATTTTGCGTTAGAAGGCTATGAAGAGGATATTGCAAAGCAAGAGAATTTACATTTAGTGAGAAATGAAATCAAGAATTTAGGTATTTGTACATCAAAGGTGTTAAATGGACGACGAAAGAAACCGACAGGGGAAATTGTTACCTATGGCTTCTTTTCGCTGTCCCCTTGCGATTTACCCTTTGTTGTATCAGCCTATAATACACCCCAGAGGCCAAAGCAGATTGAGCATTCAAATGGCTCTCAATACATTCATTCCCTGACGATTAGCTGTCCAGATGAAACGGCAGAAATATTAAATACTCTGCTCATCGATAAGGCAATGCTAACAATCAAGGAATCTAATAAATTTAACATAGATGGTATTACCATTGAAGGACTGACAAACAAAATAGATACTAAATTACTACATGGAGCAAATTTAATACACAGAGAGTACATAGTTAGCGAAAAAGGTGAGGAGTGA
- a CDS encoding ABC transporter ATP-binding protein, whose protein sequence is MEQIEKKEHWIKSILQYTGSSKVPLALSVILAIMSVIGGLVPYVAVYQILLLLIEGTQTIQRLLFWIAIAAAGYIALTVFHAISSYFSHRAAYHILEEIRLQLAERLIRAPLGHIINQPVGKIKNVLIDRVETLELPLAHIIPEGISNLFLPIGVFIYMLTIDYRLALASLITVPFALIVYAFMMRNFNTQYQHYMEASNHVNSVIVEYVEGIEVIKTFNQTNASYEKFTNAITDFKNYTMQWFRGTWPWMTLGNAILPSTLVGTLPIGLWLYYQGAINPAQLIICLILSMGLIYPLMKFTVFVNDFKAIEYAIADTKAYLNLESLPITEEIIALEHYDIDLNDISFSYSDEQNVLHQLSLTIPEKSYTALVGPSGSGKSTIAKLLARFWDVTEGSITIGHTNIQDIHPNELAKKISYVAQDNFLFKTSLFENIRMGNPQASDEEVYHAASLARCDTFIARLENGYDTDSGEAGNKLSGGEKQRIAIARAILKNAPIIILDEATAFTDPENEAEIQKAFNELAKDKTLIVIAHRLSTIKHADQIVVLKDGSIHKMGTHNELLATNELYQTLWKAHIGSKEHGLLSDTNPSQEVSLND, encoded by the coding sequence GTGGAACAGATTGAAAAAAAAGAACATTGGATAAAGTCTATTCTCCAATATACAGGGAGCTCTAAAGTACCACTTGCTTTATCCGTTATCTTGGCCATTATGAGTGTCATAGGCGGGCTAGTTCCATATGTGGCTGTTTATCAAATACTACTGCTTTTAATTGAAGGAACCCAAACAATACAGCGTCTTCTTTTTTGGATTGCTATTGCAGCTGCTGGGTACATCGCTTTAACAGTATTTCATGCAATTTCTAGTTATTTCTCTCACCGTGCTGCCTATCATATTTTGGAGGAAATTCGTCTGCAACTAGCTGAACGATTAATAAGAGCACCTCTAGGTCATATTATAAATCAACCAGTTGGTAAGATTAAAAATGTCCTGATTGATCGTGTGGAAACTTTAGAATTGCCATTAGCACATATTATTCCAGAAGGTATCTCAAATCTCTTTCTGCCTATAGGTGTTTTTATCTATATGCTGACGATTGACTATCGACTAGCTCTTGCCTCTCTTATTACAGTTCCATTTGCACTGATTGTGTATGCCTTTATGATGAGAAATTTCAACACCCAGTATCAACACTATATGGAGGCAAGTAATCATGTAAATAGTGTTATCGTAGAATATGTGGAGGGTATTGAGGTCATTAAAACCTTTAATCAAACAAATGCTTCCTATGAAAAATTCACGAATGCTATTACAGATTTTAAAAATTATACAATGCAATGGTTTCGTGGCACATGGCCGTGGATGACATTAGGCAATGCTATTTTACCATCTACCCTTGTAGGTACTTTGCCCATCGGTTTATGGCTATATTATCAGGGCGCTATTAATCCTGCACAATTAATCATTTGCCTTATTTTATCCATGGGGCTTATTTATCCACTTATGAAATTCACTGTTTTTGTCAATGATTTCAAGGCGATTGAATATGCTATTGCTGATACAAAAGCATACTTAAATTTAGAGTCACTTCCTATTACAGAAGAAATAATAGCTTTGGAGCATTATGATATTGACTTGAATGATATTTCGTTTAGCTACAGTGATGAGCAGAATGTGCTTCACCAACTTTCTTTAACCATTCCTGAAAAAAGCTATACAGCACTTGTAGGCCCTTCTGGAAGTGGAAAATCAACAATTGCCAAGCTTTTAGCACGTTTTTGGGATGTTACTGAAGGTTCCATTACGATTGGACATACCAATATTCAAGATATTCACCCTAATGAGCTGGCAAAAAAGATTAGCTATGTTGCACAGGATAATTTTTTATTTAAAACTAGTCTTTTTGAAAACATTCGAATGGGAAATCCACAGGCTAGTGATGAGGAAGTCTATCATGCCGCAAGTTTAGCAAGATGTGATACGTTTATTGCACGACTAGAGAACGGCTATGATACTGATTCTGGTGAAGCAGGCAACAAGCTATCTGGTGGGGAAAAGCAACGTATCGCCATAGCACGTGCTATCTTAAAAAACGCTCCAATCATAATACTGGATGAAGCAACGGCCTTTACTGATCCAGAGAATGAAGCAGAAATACAAAAAGCTTTTAACGAGCTAGCGAAAGATAAAACGCTTATTGTCATTGCTCATAGATTATCCACGATTAAACATGCTGATCAAATTGTCGTGTTAAAGGATGGCAGTATCCATAAAATGGGCACCCATAATGAATTGCTCGCAACGAATGAACTTTATCAAACATTATGGAAGGCTCATATTGGTTCAAAAGAACATGGACTCCTCTCTGATACGAATCCATCTCAGGAGGTATCTTTAAATGATTAA